The Bradyrhizobium sp. B097 genome contains the following window.
AGCAGCGAGGAGCCGACCTGGGTGCCGCGGCCGGTGCGCTCGCGTTGATACAGCGCCACCGCGACGGCCGCGAACAGCGAAACGCCCGACGGGTGATCACCCATGCCGGCGAGCGCCCGCGCCGGCGGCGTACTGGCGTCGCTTCGCACCATGTCCATCAGGCCCGAACGCGCCCAGTAGGCAGTGACATCGAAGCCCGGCTTTCCCGCCTCGTCGCCGGTTTCGCCATAGCCGGTGAAGGATGCGTAGATCAGCCGATCATTCGCCGCGGCAAGTCGCTCGTAGCTGATCGCGAGCTTCCTGCGGACGGCAAGCGGATAATTGGTGATGAAGACATCGGCGGTGGAGGCCAGGCGATGCAGCACCGCCTGGCCTTCGGGCTTCGATAGATCCAGCGCAAGGCCGCGCTTGTTGCGGTTGTCGAGCAACCAGCCATAGGGTTGGTCCGATCTCGGCATGCCCGGCAGCTTCGGCACCTGACGGAACGCGTCGCCTGCGCCGGGCGGCTCGATCTTGATCACGTCGGCGCCGAAGTCTCCCAACAGTGTCGCGGCGGTTGGCGCGGCGATGAAGCTGCCGCAGTCGATGACCTTCAATCCCTCGAAGATGCTCATGAGCGTTCGTCTCCGCTTGATGCCCGAGGATCCTCCCGGGCGCGTCTGGATTCCGAAAGATCGCGAGCGCCTGTGTCTGCGAGCGCGCGCAGCTTTGAGAGCTCGACTATGTGCGATCCTTGCCGTTGCGTGCCGCCAGTACGTGCAGCAGCGCCACCTGCGTGTCGTCACGTTCGCGCTCCATCCGCGGGATCGGCGTCCTGCCGAAAGACGCCGCGGCCTGGTCGATGATCCTGCGCTGTAGCGCCTCGTCGAGATCGACCTGCGGAATCACCTTGAACGACGCGGCCATGTTCTTGCCGAGGTGCTGGAAGAACGATTCGAGTCCCTTCGGTCCGCCGCCCATGTGGAACGAGCTGAACGGCCCGTTCACGGCCCAGCGCAACCCGATCGAGCTGGTGACGATGTCGTCCAACTCGTCGACCGTCACGACACCTTCCTGCACGAGATAGCAGGCCTCGCGCATGATCGCGCGCTGCAGCCGGTTGGCGACAAAGCCCTGAATCTCCTTTTTGAGCACCCGCGGCACCTTGCCGAGCGCCTCGTAGAACGCCACGGCGTCGGCGGTGGCCTGCGGATCGGTTTGCTCGCCGGGAACGACCTCGACGAGCGGGATCAGATGCGGCGGGTTGAAGGGATGACCGACGAGCAGCCGGCTGGCATCCTTCATCTCCTGCGCCTGCTCGGTGGCCGGCCGCGCCGAGCTCGACGACAACAGCAACGCATGCCTCGGCACCGCTGCCTCGATCTGTGCCCAGAGCTGCTGTTTCCATTCGGGTTTCTCCGGGCCGTTCTCCTGCACGAGGTCGGCACCGGCGACGGCGCGCGCAAGATCCGGCTCGAAGCGCAGGTTGCGCTCCAACCCCTCGTGCGGCAGGCCGAGCTTCAGCAATGTCGGCGCGATCTTGATCAGGGCGTCTTTGGTCGTGGCCTCGATGCCGGGCTGCGGATCGTTGATCACGACATTGAGCCCGTGCGCGAGAAACAGCGCCGCCCAGGAGGAGCCGATGACTCCGGCCCCGATAACGCACACATTGCGATAGCGGTTGAGCGCCGCTGCGCGATCTGCGGATGATGGCATGGCTTTCTCCGACGTGTCCGCTTACCGCGGCTGATCGAGATAGTTGTGGCAGCGCTTGGCGCGGGACAGCGTCAAGTCGGTCATGATGTGGCTGCACGCGACGATCTCGCGCACCGGAAAATCGGCCATCGGGGCCAATGCGTGGGCGAACAGCTCCAGCCGGGCCGGGCCGGTCCAGGCGCCCTTGACGGTGATGTCGGTGATCTCGGAGCGCAGCAGCTCGCAGATGCGCGGCTCGCCCGCCGGCTTCGGACTGTCATAGGTCCACAGGATCTTCAGCATGAAGGTCGGTACGCAGATCTCGGCCTTTGCCTTTTCGAGGTCCAGCGCGCGGTGCTTGTAACCCATCGTCGCGGTGGCCACGCGCAGGCTGCCATAATCCATTGTGCCGACCAGCGTGTCGGAATCGATATAGAGCTTCGGCTTGCCGATCACCTTGGGATAGCCGCTGATTTCGCGGCCGGACGCCAGCGCCGGCAGGCTATCGAGGTACATCGCGTGCAGGTACTCACCCTTTTCGTCGCCAAGGCGCACCTGGACGGCCTGGCCGCATTCGGTGTAGTCGCCGAGACCGGAGGTGTCGGGCATCCGCATGATTTCCCAGCGGACCAGCGGATCGTCGATCTCGAGCGGCTCGGGAACGACGGCGCGCAACGCCTCGATGTCGGTGCGATACAGGATGTTGAGGTATTCGCGGTTGGTGAAGCGAAACGGCCCGCGGGGAAATGCCGGGGCGCCGATTGGCGTCGTCAGCTGCTTGAGAATGTCCTCCCGTCGCATCCGCTCCTCCCTTGATGGCGCTTGCCGTGGTCCGTGCGGGCCCTCCGGCTGCGTGCCGGTTGTCGAGCAAGGCATCGCGAGCCTAGCGATCTCGCGAGGCGGAGAAAGGTGCGATTGGACCGCCGACCGGGTGACTTCCGGACGCGGAATGCGGCGCGCGCAGCGCGCGGGTACCCGATCATTGCGTCGCGCACGCGATCGGGCTTACGCTTGGAGCGGTAAATCAATCGTGGAGCGGGAACGCGCGGAATGCGAGGGACATGCGATCGGAATGACTAGGCAAGACTCGCACGCAAGCCAATCGCCGAGCCGAATGCTGCCCAGCTTCGCGCAGCGAATCTTCCCGCCTCATTCGATCGCGGCCATCGCGGCCGAGCTTCGCGAGCAGGGCATTGATCCATCTGAGGTTCTCGAGGGCACCGGGCTTGTGATCGGCCAGCTCGAGTCGCATACGACGCGAATATCCTATCGGCAGCTGGACACGGTGATCCGCAATGCGCTGCAACTGGCAAGGGACCCCGCCATCGCGCTGCGCTCCGGCGCGCGAATGCATGTTACCGCCTATGGCATGTACGGATACGCGCTGCTGAGCAGTGCGACCCACGCGGAGGCCCGCGACTTCGCAGCGCGATACATCCGCGTGGTGGGTCCCTTCTGCGATTTTGGCCTCTCTTATGATGGTGGGACGGTGGTGGCGACGTTCCAACCCATGCACTGGCCGAATCCGACCGAGAGTGTGCATCGCTTCGCGGTGGAGTTCGCACTGGCCGCGCATCTGACGACCATTCGCGACCGCTCCGGTCAGGGCTTCGGGTTCTCGCGCGTGCTGCTCGACTATGCGCCGCCGCAGCCCACAGCGGCGTATCGTGATCTTTTCGGATGCCCAATTCTGTTCAATCAGCATCACTGTGGATACGAATACGTACGCAATGACGGCCCGCGGGCGCTGGCAAATCCGCGTACCCACGCCATGGCGCGGGAGATGTGCGAGGAGATCCTCGGCGAGGTGAACCGCGCCGGCGGCGTTGCCGCCGATATCCGCCGGATACTGATCGAGCAGCCCGGCAGTTATCCAAGTATCGAGGCGATCGCCGAGCAGCTCGACATCTATCCCCGCGCGCTGCGGCGCAGGCTCGAGGCGGAGGGAACCTCATATCGCGGCTTGCTTGCGGAGGTGCGCATGCGGCTCGCGATCGAGTATCTGCGCAAGACGCGCATGACCAATGAGGAGATCGCGAGCCGCCTCGGCTACAGCGACGCGGCCAACTTCCGTCACGCCTTTTCGCGCTGGACCGGCAGAAATCCATCCGAGTTCCGGGGCGACGCGGGTCTTTAGAGCCCGAGATATCCAAGCGACGCTTCGCCGGCTCTGTCCGTAGTTCACCGGCAAATTGGTTCAATCGAACCTTTTGCGCGGCCGAAGCGCGCGTAAGCTCGGCGCCGTGGTTGCGCTCGCGATCGCGTTCTCCCAACCTGGACCGCCCTCCCTCGGCGGTCTTTCTTTTGGCCGGTCTTGTCCGGAACTCACCCCCAAACGCGACCAATCGAACCTTCCGCTGCCTGGTCCGGCTTACTACCCTCCCGGATTGCGGGACCGGAAACGGGCGCGCAAGGCGGACGAGGAAGCTCGTGTATCACCCGTCACCAAATCTCCTGCAGTGTCTCTATTCGCCGCAACGGATCGCTGCGGTGGTGGACGTCCTGGCCGAGGACGGGATCTCCGCGTCACGCGCGCTCGGCGGGGCCAATTTGACGCGTGCCGACCTGAGGGATTCGTCGGTACGCGTCTCCTATCGGCAGGTCGCGACGGTCTTTCGCAATGCGATGCGGCTGTCGCGGGATCCGTCGGTCGCGTTTCGCGCCGGAGAACGAATGCATGTCATGGCTTACGGCATGTATGGCTATGCCATGCTGAGCAGCCGGACCCGAGCCGAAGTCATCGACTTCGCGGCCAAGTATGGTCGCATCCTCGGAACGGTCGCCGACATCGACCTTGCCCGCAAGGACGATACGGTGAGCTGTCTGCTCGAGCCTCTGCTCTCACGCGATCCGGCCGATGACGTCTATCGCTTCGCGCTTGAATTCGCCTTTGCGACCTATCAGACGCTGAGCCGTGACGTCTATGGCAGCTCGTTCCGTTTCTCGAAGCTGAGCGCCGCCTATGCGCCGCCGCCGCATGCCGGGACCTACGATCGCATCTTCCAGTGTCCGGTCGAGTTCGGTCAGTGCAAGAACGCACTGGAATTCGACGCGGCCTGGATCGACCGTCCGGCGGTCTGCCCCGACGAGATGACCAGGGCGACGGCAGGTCGATTCTATGATCAGCTGTTCGATCATGTCGCGCGGGACGACGGCCTCGCCGCCGACATCCGGCGACGGCTCGTCGAGCATCCCGGCCGCTTTCCGAGCATCGAGGCAATGGCGGCGGAACTCGCGATTCATCCGCGGACGTTCCGCCGCAGGCTACAGCTGCAGCGGAAAACCTACCGGCAGATCGTCTCCGAGGTCCGTATGCAGCTCGCCGTCGGCTATCTGCGCAACACGCAAATGACCAATGACGAGATCGCCGCGCGGCTCGGTTACAGCGACGCGGCGAACTTCCGTCACGCTTTTGTCCGCTGGACCGGCAAGAGCCCTTCGGACTTCCGCGATCGCCCGGCATCAAGCATCGCAGCAGGGACGCAAGATTTATTGGCGGATGTCCCAAACTAACCGGTCAAGCGGGCCAATTGCACCTTTTACGGGTCTGACCCGCTCGATAGCGTTTTGAGACCAAGAGGATGCGCGGTTGCGCGATCGGGTCCGCACGGAGCCGCTCGCGGAGCGAGGCAGCAATCATAAAATGTCGGGTCGTGCGGGACACACTGCATGATCCGGGAGGGGACATTCTGCATGAATACGGTCGTCGACCGCTCTGCGCCGCCGTCGCAATTGCTGCTCGCGCTCGAGGTGCGTGGGATCTGGGAGCTGCAGGCGTTCTTCGCAAGCTACCCGCTGCTTCGCCGCGCGCCGCGCGGCGACGGACATCCGGTCCTCGTATTGCCGGGGCTCTCCGCCAGCGATATCTCGACGCGACCGTTGCGCGCCTACCTGAAGGCGCAAGGCTACGCAGTACATGGCTGGAAGCTTGGACCCAATCGCGGACCGCGTCCCGGCGTCGAGGCAGCCATGGACGCAAGGCTGGCCGAGCTTGCCGAGCGATACAAGCGCAAGGTCAGCCTGATCGGCTGGAGCCTCGGCGGCGTCTTTGCCCGCGAGATTGCGCGGCGCACACCCGATCTGGTCCGCCAGGTGATCACGCTCGGCAGCCCGTTCGCCAACGAGCCGAAGGCAAGCAATGCCTGGCGTCTCTACGAGATCCTGAGCGAGCGCCAGGTCGACGACTGGCCCGACAGGGACATGATGAAGTTGCCGCCGCCGGTACCGAGCACGGCGATCTACTCACGCACCGACGGCATCGTCTCGTGGTGGGGTTGCCGCGAGCAGCATGCCGACCGGACGCAGAACATCGAGGTCGAAGGCAGTCATTGCGGGCTCGGACACAATCCGGCCGTGCTCTATGCGATCGCGGACCGGCTCGCGCTCGGGGAGGGTGAATGGTCGCCATTCGACCGCAGCGGTCTCCGCGGCATGGTTTACCCCGATCCGGATCGAGCCAATGACAGCGTCGCCCTGTTTCGGCCGCGCTGGCCGGCGGCCTGACGCGTAGTCCAAGGATCGGCGTTTCGGCGCCGCCAGCCAAGCACCAGAGGGAGGACGTCGATGGGGACCGATGACAGGCAATCCGACGCAGGTGGCACGGGCGCGATGCCGTGGCTCGGCGATCTGAAGAAAATGGCCGAGAAGTTCGCGCTGCCCGGGTTCGATATGGCCGCGTTGGTCGAGTGGCAGCGCAAGGACATGGAAGCGTTGGTGGAGGCGAACCGGCAGGCCTACGAAGGCATCCAGGCGCTGGTCAGCCGGCGCAACGAGATCCTGCAGGAGACGCTCGCGCAGTGGCAGGCGGCGATGAAGGGCTTCGCGAGCGGTGAAGCCATGACGAAGCAGACGGAGACCGCCAGACAGCAGGTCGAGAAGGCGGTCGCGGATTTCCGCGAGCTGTCGCAGCTGGAGGCGCAGGCGCGCAACAACGCCTGGAAGGTCATGCA
Protein-coding sequences here:
- a CDS encoding 3-hydroxyacyl-CoA dehydrogenase NAD-binding domain-containing protein — translated: MPSSADRAAALNRYRNVCVIGAGVIGSSWAALFLAHGLNVVINDPQPGIEATTKDALIKIAPTLLKLGLPHEGLERNLRFEPDLARAVAGADLVQENGPEKPEWKQQLWAQIEAAVPRHALLLSSSSARPATEQAQEMKDASRLLVGHPFNPPHLIPLVEVVPGEQTDPQATADAVAFYEALGKVPRVLKKEIQGFVANRLQRAIMREACYLVQEGVVTVDELDDIVTSSIGLRWAVNGPFSSFHMGGGPKGLESFFQHLGKNMAASFKVIPQVDLDEALQRRIIDQAAASFGRTPIPRMERERDDTQVALLHVLAARNGKDRT
- a CDS encoding AraC family transcriptional regulator; translation: MYHPSPNLLQCLYSPQRIAAVVDVLAEDGISASRALGGANLTRADLRDSSVRVSYRQVATVFRNAMRLSRDPSVAFRAGERMHVMAYGMYGYAMLSSRTRAEVIDFAAKYGRILGTVADIDLARKDDTVSCLLEPLLSRDPADDVYRFALEFAFATYQTLSRDVYGSSFRFSKLSAAYAPPPHAGTYDRIFQCPVEFGQCKNALEFDAAWIDRPAVCPDEMTRATAGRFYDQLFDHVARDDGLAADIRRRLVEHPGRFPSIEAMAAELAIHPRTFRRRLQLQRKTYRQIVSEVRMQLAVGYLRNTQMTNDEIAARLGYSDAANFRHAFVRWTGKSPSDFRDRPASSIAAGTQDLLADVPN
- a CDS encoding acetoacetate decarboxylase, with product MRREDILKQLTTPIGAPAFPRGPFRFTNREYLNILYRTDIEALRAVVPEPLEIDDPLVRWEIMRMPDTSGLGDYTECGQAVQVRLGDEKGEYLHAMYLDSLPALASGREISGYPKVIGKPKLYIDSDTLVGTMDYGSLRVATATMGYKHRALDLEKAKAEICVPTFMLKILWTYDSPKPAGEPRICELLRSEITDITVKGAWTGPARLELFAHALAPMADFPVREIVACSHIMTDLTLSRAKRCHNYLDQPR
- a CDS encoding phasin family protein yields the protein MGTDDRQSDAGGTGAMPWLGDLKKMAEKFALPGFDMAALVEWQRKDMEALVEANRQAYEGIQALVSRRNEILQETLAQWQAAMKGFASGEAMTKQTETARQQVEKAVADFRELSQLEAQARNNAWKVMQERMQENLTNLQKLLQPK
- a CDS encoding AraC family transcriptional regulator; its protein translation is MLPSFAQRIFPPHSIAAIAAELREQGIDPSEVLEGTGLVIGQLESHTTRISYRQLDTVIRNALQLARDPAIALRSGARMHVTAYGMYGYALLSSATHAEARDFAARYIRVVGPFCDFGLSYDGGTVVATFQPMHWPNPTESVHRFAVEFALAAHLTTIRDRSGQGFGFSRVLLDYAPPQPTAAYRDLFGCPILFNQHHCGYEYVRNDGPRALANPRTHAMAREMCEEILGEVNRAGGVAADIRRILIEQPGSYPSIEAIAEQLDIYPRALRRRLEAEGTSYRGLLAEVRMRLAIEYLRKTRMTNEEIASRLGYSDAANFRHAFSRWTGRNPSEFRGDAGL
- a CDS encoding CoA transferase; translation: MSIFEGLKVIDCGSFIAAPTAATLLGDFGADVIKIEPPGAGDAFRQVPKLPGMPRSDQPYGWLLDNRNKRGLALDLSKPEGQAVLHRLASTADVFITNYPLAVRRKLAISYERLAAANDRLIYASFTGYGETGDEAGKPGFDVTAYWARSGLMDMVRSDASTPPARALAGMGDHPSGVSLFAAVAVALYQRERTGRGTQVGSSLLANGVWSNGIMAQAALCGATFTPRPPRENLFNALGCYYRCRDGRWLLLAIVNEQRDFPTVAKCLGLDDLLTDPRFAKQADRFARSAELIALFDAAFATRDRDEWRARLDEAGVVFECVAEMGDLCTDRQMLASGVLVPFENDEMLTIDSPFFVDGATKVKPRKAPAVGEHSTQILREAGYDDAAIAGMRENKILA
- a CDS encoding alpha/beta hydrolase; amino-acid sequence: MNTVVDRSAPPSQLLLALEVRGIWELQAFFASYPLLRRAPRGDGHPVLVLPGLSASDISTRPLRAYLKAQGYAVHGWKLGPNRGPRPGVEAAMDARLAELAERYKRKVSLIGWSLGGVFAREIARRTPDLVRQVITLGSPFANEPKASNAWRLYEILSERQVDDWPDRDMMKLPPPVPSTAIYSRTDGIVSWWGCREQHADRTQNIEVEGSHCGLGHNPAVLYAIADRLALGEGEWSPFDRSGLRGMVYPDPDRANDSVALFRPRWPAA